The sequence aaaaaggaaattaaaccCACCCAAATTTCTAAAAATCTGTCCTTGCATTGGCACCCACCACTCTCGAGGTGGATGAAGCAGTGGGAAACACTGACAAGCAGAGTGGCCATGACAGGTTCACCCAGCTTGGTCAGGGCCAGAGGCAAAAAACAGTGAAGAAAATGCAAAACTCAACACGCCAAGGAGGCTGTGGTGCAGGCACCAGGCCGGATGGAGGTCCTGTGGTCTGTGTTAACCAGAAATGCTCTGTAAACCCAACCCACCCCTACCTACACAGATGTCCTGCCAAAGGCACCCACAGACACCGGAAGGTTTGACTGCAGTCCCACCCACAGAACCTCACACATCAGGAGTTACTGAGGTATTAAATTTTACATCCAACTGGGGCATGAGAATCCAGCACaacactgcagggacagacgGATGGGTTTGtcctcctcacctgcccagAAGAGGCACCATTTGATGAGATTTCTGTCCTCATCTATGCCCAGTGCTGACCCAGATATTAGGCTTGTGATCAAGACACTTGTGACCAGATATTAACCTTGTGACCAGAAATGGTGGAAGGATGAGAAAAAGGCAGTAGAAGgttaaagaaaaaaggaaagaaaaatgtggaaaagaTAAAGGAGTTATTTGAGCAGTTTTTGAGGAGAGTTTATCTTTCACACTAAAGGAAATCAAAAGATCCCCATTTCCTGGAGAGACTACAGATGTAGAATGCATGATTCTGAAGTCAGAAAATGAGGTACTCTAAACACAATTGTCCTTTGAGAAAGAGACACAGgagaaattacaaaaattatGTCAATGGTCTTTGAAGTGCAAGTGTGCAACTAGAAAAACTGCTGGCTGTGGCTGAAGGACAGGAGAGCCTGCTTTGATCTGCAGGAAAGCCTGCTTTGACTAAGTAAGGAAAATTACTTGATCAAATCCCACATGAGGCATTTTCTAGTTCAGTGCAGCACAGTCCCCTCCCTCAGCACCCCTCTCCTGCCACCCCCTAAGGCCAAACatcagcctgggagcagcagtggtgCCACCTGAACgtgggcacaggctcagggagGGATGAGGGAGCTCCAGACAAATCCTTGTAAGGGCTCAGAAGGCACCCATCCATCACCCAAACAAAACTGAGCAGAAAACATTTGCTGGCAGATTTAATGGGGCAGAAACACAGCTAGAAGTCCTGCAATACTTTTGTAATTAGCTGGCTTCTGGGGGGATTATCCTAAAAAACCTTTGTTTTGTTCATCCTGCTTTTAGCAATTGCCAGAGCTGGTCACTGATACCCCAGGACGTGCGTGATTCcgtgctcagcagggctggaagcactggcagctctgtctgcagggctggggagggcacaggTGAGACCCTGGTCACAGACACCCCCTCCCCATGGCAAAGGCTTGACCTTGAGGCAGGACCCATCAGCCCCATCCTGCCAGCAaggcctgcagagctgccaccctccctgcactgctgcagcagccaggagaggaaccaagccagccccagtcctgctggGACACGCCAGCAGTGCTCTCCCCTCTCTGGGACACAAACCCATCACCAGGATCCTGCAAAAGGACTCCCTTCTTAGGCCCTCAGCTCAGGCAAAGCGTTAACAGCTTCTCTCAATAacacaaacagcagctgggaattttggattttgggggaagaaGCAGACTTGTATGGCTAAAGGTAAAATACATTATCAGTTTGTTCTTCAGCCACCTAAAGTGCATGGCAAAGTGCAGGGCCTTCTAGTGACCATGCTCACTGCCTACTTTCTAACCCTTGAGAAACAGCAGCCACATCTTGAGATCCTTAAACATTGGGTTTGGCTGGCATGTTGGAAAAATCCCCATGTTTGTACAACAGAGCAATGCCTGGGtttgccctgctgcccagagccattCCAATGGGGTGAAGCTGTACACAGAGCTCAGGCATCCCACCCTCTGCTTAAGCCCTTAATCCTCTGCCCTGGACAACTGCTTACTTCTCACTGCAAAAAATTATCTGTGCTGCAACATCTAATCCATCACAGACTGGCATCTTACACTGGAGAACACTGCACCTCCTCTCCTTTGGGGCTTCCCGTGCTCCCCTCTATCTTAGAGAGCCCATGGCTTTTAAACCAAAGCCTTATCTGACTCACTCCTCCCGTCCCTGCTTCAAGAAATGACCACAGGGTGCATGGAAAGAGAGAATAGCTTGGCTGCCTGGTGTCTTCTGGGGAGCCCCTGAGAAGCCTCGTGCCCCGTTTGTTCTGCCCCATCCATGGGGAAAGTACAAAATTGTCACTGAAACCAACACCCAAACCCAAGCCCAAAGCCATGGATTGACCTCTACAGCTTTGGGCTGTGAGTCTCAGGATGGAGAGAGGAACAAGAGTACTGGCAAGAATGTGCAGACAATTCTGCCTCTCAAGATACCCCCTTATTGCACTGAGAGATGTTCAGTGAAAtctggggaaggaagggacTGGAGGTTCAGGGTAGCTCACAGTGGCCCCATGTAAAGGATGTGGATATGGCAGCAACACTCAGGGAGAAGGTACatgtgtttccctgtgcctttaGGCCCTCATTCTACACAGATAAACCCTCACAGAAGCAAAGTCCATGAGGAATTGGGTATTTTCTGTAGGGTTTAGGTGACACACTGTCAAGCAGAGCTCAAGTCCTGCACTAAATGTTTACTTGTTCTAAGGTACACAATGTACATATTTCACAGTgtttaaataaacatttaaacCTCGATTTATCTATCTCCCCGAACCTCAGCTCTCTCTCAGAATATACTCCTTTCCTACTTCCACAGAGAAGATATTAGCTCTTCTATTACCATACATTTCCACTAATTCTGTGCTTGATTTCAAAGCCTCACAGAAAATTTTTGGGAGGAACGGGAAGGGAGGAAGCCAAGTAGGTGTTTAagcttaaaagaaaagaatagcacaaaaaagaagagaaaggaaacagcCAAACACCAAAGATCCATCACGTATCCCCAGagtccatctcccagcccatggcTCCGGTTCAAACCTCCCAAGCACAGAGCCGCGGCTCTCGGGGCAGGATGCGTCACAGCAAAGGTcgcagccagccctgggaacaGTTTAGGAAAAGCAAACTCCAGCCCGGCAGTCCagccctctggctgctgtgccagctgcactTGCGTCTGTCCCGAAAGCCGCCGGGCGCTGCTCTGCAGCCGGGACAGCTGCGGGCCGGGAGCCGGGCCACGGCCAGAGAGGGGCAcggcccaggggcaggggcaggggcacggCCCGGCTCGCCAGCCCTTCCCCTTTTGCTCCGGAATCCTCGCAGGGCTGCGCTGGGGGCAGCGGCGGGGCGCGGGCACGGCGGGCGGGCAGGAGCGGCTGCGGCTCCCCGGGAGCGGCTCCGCGCGGCAGGACCGGGAGCGGCTCCGCGCGGCAGGACCGGGAGCGGCTCCCCGATCGATCCATCCCCGATCGATCCATCCCCGATCGATCCATCCCCGGCAGCGGCTCCCGGACCGATCCATCCCCGGCAGCGGCTCCCGGACCGATCCATCCCCGATCGATCCATCCCCGGCAGGGGCTCCCCGACCGATCCATCCCCGGAGCGGCTCCCGGAGCGATCCCCGCCCAGCCCCGCGCCCCGGCTGTCGGAGCGGCGCTGCAGGGACCGCGCAGCCATCCCGCGCTGCTGCCCAGGTGAGTCGCTGCCTCCATCACCCGCTCCCGTCCCCTGCAAACGCTCTCCAGCACCCTCGGGTATTTTTAAGTAACTGCCACCgcaattttactttttaaattggCAAATAAGGCGAGCGTCCGCGCGTTCTGCAAACCCCTAACAACTAATAACACAAACGAGCAGTTTTAACTAACTAACTAGCTAACTACAGAAACGACTGTTTCAGCTATGGAGCAGACTCTAGCTGTGCCAGCAGACAGAGAACCGGCAGGCAAGGATTCTTCTTGTCTGCcttaaaaagatatttttcttaagCAActagttttgttttaatttatgaCTGAGAACATATAACTATATGAAAAACATAGCTTAAATCATCagaaaatagaatttaaaataaaatatttgaatgaCAAATACTAccattaaaatataatattaaagGGAAAAACTTTCTGAGCCACATTTTACTACTTTAAAAAACCCAGTTTTAGGACAATGCAACTAATAATCTCTAAAATGTTTTACTGACCCAGGGCTCTGGTTTtagctgggatagagttaattttctccCAGTAGCTGGTACAGAAATGtgtttgggtttgggatgaGAGCGATGGTTCTCCAATGAACCCTGATGGTTTAGCTGTTGATGAGCAGGGCTTGCACCAAGTCAGGTGCAGCTTCTCATGCCCTGCCAGTGCAGGAGGGCATGCCAGGAAAGCTGACCCACTTGTTTTTCTTGGGGTTTATCTCTCTCCTTGTTATTTTCCTTCATTACAATCTATTgtaattattattgttattattgttaaCTTTTTAAGCTACTCTTACCTGACCTAACATTTCCTCTCATCCACCACTCCCTAATTCCAGTATGATAATTGATGTGAGATAGGAAGGATCTCAGTGGAGGAATTTTGagacttaatttaaaaaactgaGTATTTGAATTAGACCTGAAAATTATGTTGTGTGTGAAGAGCTCAAAGCATTGCCCAAGTTTCCAAGTATCAGGGTTTGCACAAATACATCACAGTCTACAATCTTTTAAGGTTAAAAGCGTGCTCAGAATAATGCATACTCTTGtctaaaaatcagaaataaaaagagaatgaaaaatttAGCTGATGAGGAAGACAAAGCTGTTGAATTTCAGATACCAAAGAGCACAGAGACTGCTGGacaggaagaagaaatgaaacAGTCACTGGTGGTTTTTGCCAGACAGAAGCACAGTTCTGCCCTTGAGGTGTCCTGACACTGCACCCAGAGGAGCCGTGGCTGTAATGGAAATACAGAACCTTATCTCCCCCTCTGTGTGCACCTGCTGGCTCCCTCCCCGTGTCCTtcagagcaccagcagctctgcaggtgccagggGAACATCATGGATGCCATAACAGTGTTGATCTCCCTGATGCCACACTGTGGTCACCCACTGCCCCTCCTCACCACAGCATCCCGGATTTGGCCTTCTGGGATCACAAGGGGGATGTCCTGCTAACgtgggcagaggcagccccaCCTGTCCTTCCCatttctgccagcagcacagacagagcaCACCCCGTGTCACCAGGGCCACACCACAGGACACGCTCTGtcctcagcccctgccacagggagcagctgaggagaggCACGGCTCTGTGTCCTCTGTCCTTGCACAGCACACCTGAGGGGGCcagacagcaggagctggagggcaAGGGCGAGACACAGCACTGGtcactgctgccctgagccctgcactgctgcctgcagccctgcactgctgcctgcagccctgccctgagccctgccccactgctgccctcagccctgcaccgctgctgcagccctgcaccgctgctgccctcagccctgccccaatgctgccctcagccctgcactgctgcctgcagccctgccctgagccctgcactgctgctgccctcagcccacagccctgcccggctgccctgagccctgcctggctgctgccctcagccctgcactgctgctgccctcagccctgccccaatgctgccctcagccctgccccaatgctgccctcagccctgcatcgctgctgccctcagccctgccccaatgctgcccgcagccctgccccaatgctgccctcagccctgccccaatgctgccctcagccctgccccaatgctgcccgcagccctgccccaatgctgccctcagccctgccccaatgctgccctcagccctgctggaggagggcCCCTGCCTGACCCACAGCAGATCCTCCCTAGCTGCAATGGGAACACCACCTCTTTCTTCTGCCCTCCTAACTCATCCCACGTTCACCAGGGCACATCCCCTCCCTCACTGCCTCCTGCAACAGGAATGCCACCTATTCTTTCTGCCATCCTAATTCCAGCATTCATCCCGTTTTCCTCCACTACATTCTACACAAAACAAGAACAGCTACCATCCAACATGCCATTTCCAGAGGCTAAAATATCCCATTATTTTGCATACTTTTATTCTCCTAAGTATTAAAGCCCAGACATTGCCCTATGACAAATGTCATAATAAGAACAGTAAATAACAAAATTTTAGTCTCTTGGCAAACTCGCAACGAGTCCAATGCACCAACATATCCCCACAGTCACTGTGAGCAGTGCCCTCCAGAGCAGAGTGGCAATTCCTGGCCAGAGCCCTGCGTGTCTCCCCCTGGCACAcacccccaggctgggctcctctctggggacacagaggaggctcagagcagccctgaccaCCCTGAGGCCGGGAAGTGTCCTGGTGTTTGGGGAGgaggctcccccagcccctgagcctcaccctcccctgccccacagggacacccacagcAGTTTCCCACTGCATCACACAGCAAGTTCCACCAGCACCAACATTCCTACCACATTAGAGAGAAAAGCTTAAAATAAGGTTCTTCTTTTAGCACACTCAGCACAACTTGCAATGGCTGTGGTGTGTGTTgtgcctcttcctcctccagcttCCTCCTAACATCAGAGGTGCCATCCAGCCTGATAGCCTCCCCTGATTACCTCCATTTTGCAATTCAAAAAGAGTTCTGGCAATAGTGACCACTgtcaccagttcctgacccaGTAACTGTATTACATATTTATTAAACAGCTGCATTCGTTTCCATAAATAGCTAAAATGTGTACTTGGAACAACACAACCTCTGGTAAAGCCAGggtaaataaattaaaaaacaacTTATAAATATTATTCTTATGTTTAGTAAAGCAGGGTGAACTTTGAAACTTGACAGTCATGTCACAGAAGTCAAGAATTGCCTTAATGCTACTGTGGAAGAGTCACAGGGGACAGCACAGGACTGACCTCAGAAGAGACAGAGCACTTCTAATGGTTTATGCAGCTTCCCTTTGGTGTGTTGTGCCAAGACAACACGATTTACACACTGAGAAAGTTCAGaacttttttatattttaccCAATCCATCTTGGTCATATGGTGAATCAAGTTTGCTGGCTTTGCACAACTAGCTGACATTATTCACACAGAATCAATGTACTTTATGCTGGCCCAAGCATTCAAACAAGAACAGCTGCTTGAGTACAAAAGGCTGCGTGCCACCCTCCCAAATGGCACAGACTCCTAAATGCTAGCATGTTCCCTTTGCCACTGCAGGAGCCACTCTGGGCCCCCAagtgacagaggggacaggcaggAAGGTGACAGCGTTTGCTGTCAGTGCTGAACTAAtgacagcagcaggacaagaCCCTCCAAAAGGAGCAGTGTGACAAGGTGACACAAAGAACAGATAAAACCGGCCAAGAGCACTGAGCTGTGATGCTCAGCAGGGGACACCGGAgcctcctgcctttcccaggcaGTGACAGGCTttagcttgagcacggctgctccatgtctgtccccagccctgtctgaAGGTCTCCTGAGGGACCTGCAGCCATGTCTGAGCactgctcagtgctgtgctgtgcccctcAGCAGCGCAGGTGTGCTCTGCCAGGACACAGGGCTGTGTCTGCCTCTCCCACAGCTGTCCCAGCAAGAGCAGAGCCCCGTGCCTGGGGACGGACAGTGCTCCAGACCCTCAGCAAAGCCCCGCAGCAGGCAGCTGAGGGGGGGTAAGGACGTGCCAATGGCAGGGAAAGATGGACAGAGCCTGGCCTGTGGCCCCTCTCAGTGGCAGCCAGTTGGTCAGTCTGCTGGTATCAGATGTAAAACTTGTCCAGGGTGTCCCCTGGGCTGCACAGACGCAGTGGACATCACAAAGATCTGATGTCCAATCTCTACTCATACAGTTCTGAAATAATCCTTTGTTGTATGATGCCTCACACTTCATGAACTTCTAAACAATTTAATACCTACCCCCAAGTCCAAGCACAGAAAGACCCACCTGGGGGTTCTTGGCTGTAGAAAACCCTGCAGAGAAGGAGCAAGTTCTTAACCCACCACGTGCAGAGAGAGGGTCCTGCTGAGACAGCCtggagggagaaagggaacagGAACACAGCAGGAGAGAACAGTTCCTAAATACAGTGTGTTactatttaaattaaaatgccaTTTGCTATTAGTGCTGTTCCAGAAGATGCTTCTGATTTCAGCAGCATCACCCCAAGCTCTACCCTCATAACCTCCCAGCTCTAACACACCTGTACATGTGGTAGTGTAATACCTACTCTCCAAACCATCTTTATCATTTAGAACCCcagccaaacaaaaccaaatgccTTGATGACAAAGgaggagagctgctgctctgtcaggATAATGAGCAGGACGAGGTTCAGTGCAGGCTCTGGGTGTGCTCAGGGTAACACACCCACCCCATGCTCCAGAACACACCTAAGCTGATCAGCCTTCACACCATCTGCAAGAGgtacagaaaacaaacacaccAAAGGAGACCATTTCACCTATTTGAGAAAAAATGTCAATTTCTAGCTATTGCAAGGTTGCATTCAGGCTCCAACCTACTCCACAGAGACATCAGCTACTGACTCAGAATGGGGATAAAAGGAAATTTGTTATTTTCTAAAAGACAAGGTGGGTTTTTCCCAGCTCCAAGGCACATATTTTCCAGTTGCCCAGGGTTTCACTTGCCAAACACAGCAGCATTATAATTATATCTATATTTGTTCTGCCCTCCCCACAGAGGATAATCCACCCCCACAAACATTCTGGCAAAGAAAAGCAGACAACAGATGTGATTTCTTCTTGGAGattctttaaaatgtaaatCTGACTGACTTGAGAAGCCAGCTCAAACTCTCACATTACAAACTAACACAGACACACTGCTGGCCTGCTGGAATTTTAAAGTGAACTCTGCCAGCTGCACATGCAAGTTCCTTGCAAGGGAGCACTGGGATATATTGCCATAGCTGGGCATCTCCAGCCTTGACTAACAGGAGATTTTACAGAACATTTTGACCAGGAATATTCATATCCCTCATGTTTCATGGCAAATCAATgttaaaaatccacatttaatgtttaaaaaacaCATCTCATTAACCCTGAGTCACCAGATTGCCATGGGTCAGTCCCATCTCGCAGCATGGGGGCTCATGCCTGCAGGaaaggggcagccctgggctggaaGGCAACAGGTTAAAGtcaaacagagaaggaaatgcaTCCTCTGTTCAAAGCAACAACACGGAACATCAACAGAAAGTGAGATGGCACTGCTCAGAAAATCCTCTCCATTCCCTGCTGGGAATGATGAGGTGTGGAACGTGGCTGTTTCTGAGGCACACCGAGCTTGCTTGGAAGTGAGGGCAGAAAGCTCAGAGCAGGTAGCAGAAAGCCCAGCGCCACCCTGTCCTGCTCAGACactctttttctgcttctagGAATGAGGATACTGCAAGATGCTcaactccagcagcagctcctcgggAAACAACTGCAGCCACAGCACGGTGATCACCACCACGGTCATCCCGCTGCTCTACTGCCTCATCTTCCTTGCAGGGCTCTCGCTCAACGCCCTGGCAGCCTGGGTCTTCCTCTACGTGTCCAGCACCAAGAGCTTTATTGTCTATCTCAAGAACATCGCTGTGGCCGACCTCCTGATGAGCCTGACCTTTCCTTTCAAAATCCTTGCTGACTCAGGAATTGCACCTGCCGAGCTCAGCCTGTTCGTGTGCAGGTACTCTGCAGTCGTGTTCTACATGAACATGTACATCGGGATCACCTTCTTTGGCCTCATAGGCTTTGACAGGTACTACAAAATCGTGAAGCCTTTGTTCACCTCCTTTGTTCACACAGTTAACTACAGCAAGGTGGTCTCTGTAATCATATGGCTGTTACTAATGATTATGTCATTTCCAAATATGATTTTAACTAATGAAATCACTAAGGACAATTACTCCACAAAATGTATAGGTCTTAAAAGCGAGCTTGGCAGACAGTGGCACAAAGCAACAACTTACATTTGCACAGGGATTTTCTggattgtttttttcctgctaatCATATTTTACACTTCTATATCCAAAAAAATATACAGCTCTTACAAAAAATTCCGGAGGAGCTCAGACACGGCCAAGAGAAAAACCAGCCGGAACATATTCACCATCATGTTCGTGTTTGTCATTTGCTTTGTGCCCTACCACCTCTGCAGGACCCCATACACCTTGAGCCAGACCAGCTCCCAGTTCACCTGCCAGTCCCAAAAATCGCTGTTCTACGCCAAGGAGTTCACTCTGGTGCTGTCTGCAGCAAATGTCTGCCTTGACcccattatttattttttcctctgcctcccctTTAGAGAAAAGCTGTATCAAAAACTGCATCTCAAGCTGAAAGCTTCAAGTGACGTTGAAATTTCTAAATCCAGAAGATCAAATACACTTCCGGAAAGCATAAACATAGTGTAGGTTCGTGTCTCCACAATAATGCACATTTCAGGAAGTTATTCATGAACACAAATGTCCCAAAGAAACAGAGCACATGACAACCAGCAACAAGCAGGAGAGGGGTTCAGCAAAACGCCAGGTGCTGCTTCTCTGCCTAAACCCAGTATTGCATGTGCCAACATATTCActgtgtgctgctccagctgatgCCCTGATGGCATTGGGGTGTGACACGACCCATCTGGATCTCAGAAACACAGAGAGGAGAGCCTGGAACAGCAcattctgcagctccaggccgTGGGTCTCTGACAGCACCATCCAACAGACCCAAAACCACACCAATCTTCTTATCTGGATTTCCATGAACAGAAACATGTCCACACCAAACTGCAGCAACTCCCTCAGTGCTGCCGCAACAAGAGGCAAGAACACCACGGAGCCAGCTGGGAGCACACAGATACAGCTGTGTAAAAACTCAGGTACATTGAAATCCAGAATGAATGGTTTGCTGGCTTTCCCGTGATTTTTACACAGCAGTAAAGCATTTCTGTCTGTACCAAGATAACAGCTGAAAGCCACCGACCTGCTCTATACAAATATAATCTCTGTTAtaactttatttttcagagcagcttttttaaaattgattttattaTTGTACAGGAAAAACATACCAGGGCCTAAAGTATCCACTAAAGCTTTCTGAGAGTGGCTCTGGAGCTGATTGTCTTCATTTTACTTAATAAAGAAGCTATAGAAATATAAATACCTTTCTGCCACTGCTTTTTGTCTTAGTCCAAACAGATCTAAGggtgaaaaatttttaaaaattcggTGTTTTCCCAGCACATCAAGCTGGGGTCAGACAGCCCAagccagctgctcccacacTCGGGGAATTACTCACATTCCAAGATCTGCTCTCTTCCCGTAACACTTCTGCAGGAAGGGCAGACCATTACACAGTAAAGGTTCATTGAACCATCACTTTGTCTTTTTAGACCTGGAAAAGTTCCCTGATCTGTAAACTGACTCAGCAGAAAAGGGCAGAGTGACTgacagagacacacagacagaaacaactgccactgctgcagttTGGCcttaaaaaacccctacaagTATAGGAAATCAGCTTTGCCTGAGCAGAACACTACAAAATGAGTCGATGTTTGCTTGCAGCTGGACACGGGATCACTCCAATTATTAAGCTTTGCAAACATTTTGACAAATATGGTCTGAACTTTCAGTTCATGACTAAACCTAGAACCAGACATTCTTCATCTGTTCCTCCACACAGCTCTGGTGCAGGGTTTGTAAATTCCTGTGGATTCTCAATTACAACCCAGGGCCACCAGCTGGAGTTTCAGTATTACTGTCAGCACCTCACCCCCAGCACAGGTCAGAGCTTTTCTCATAGTttcccaaaccaaccaaacaaaaaataaaaatttccctGACTTCCCTAATATGCCATGTTACTTTAATAGTCCTTGTAAAATATCCAAATATTGAGAATGTTCATTGCAATCAGCAGAACACCCCAAGGTGTCTTCAAACCTGCCAGGCAAGGTGTAACTCTAAAACAAACACCATGAGATCGCCAGAACCTTGAGGAGCAGCAACATTGCAAAGTCCTGATTTCAGGTGGATTTTAAATGTGAGATACACGTGGGGAACGGGGGGAAGGAGAGTTCCAGACTTACGAAAACAGAAGCAAAGGAACTGATGCCACACAGATACAGCCCCCACACACCTCTCCCCAGAACAGGAAAGCGAGGGCTCGGGGCAGCTCCATGAGTGCTTATTTCTTTCTGTCACTGCTCTTCTGGGTAATCCCCACGTGATTCAGCTGCTTGAACGCCGGGTTTAACTGCGTCAGTCAGCCCCTCTGGAAACCACAGCCCCGTCTGGGCccgcagagcagcctgggcagcaggtcACACACCAGCCCGGGAGGAGAGCAGCCCTCGGGGACACCAGAGCTCTGCAGACCATGCTCAGGACAGCCCTGGCCACCAGCACAGGTAGGTGGCCTCAGTCCCTGTCTGTACAGCCTGTTCAGGTCTCCATGGATGGACAGCCCAAAATCCAGCTGCCAGAGGCTGGGCTCAGCTTTTGGCAAGGccctggctgggcagcagccctggcactgctcacagcccccagggctgggcgtgctgggtgtccctgcccacaagGGACAGGGCCAAGCTGGGCTCTCCCAGCCGTGCAGCCTCA comes from Agelaius phoeniceus isolate bAgePho1 chromosome 10, bAgePho1.hap1, whole genome shotgun sequence and encodes:
- the P2RY14 gene encoding P2Y purinoceptor 14 isoform X1, which codes for MLNSSSSSSGNNCSHSTVITTTVIPLLYCLIFLAGLSLNALAAWVFLYVSSTKSFIVYLKNIAVADLLMSLTFPFKILADSGIAPAELSLFVCRYSAVVFYMNMYIGITFFGLIGFDRYYKIVKPLFTSFVHTVNYSKVVSVIIWLLLMIMSFPNMILTNEITKDNYSTKCIGLKSELGRQWHKATTYICTGIFWIVFFLLIIFYTSISKKIYSSYKKFRRSSDTAKRKTSRNIFTIMFVFVICFVPYHLCRTPYTLSQTSSQFTCQSQKSLFYAKEFTLVLSAANVCLDPIIYFFLCLPFREKLYQKLHLKLKASSDVEISKSRRSNTLPESINIV
- the P2RY14 gene encoding P2Y purinoceptor 14 isoform X2 → MLNSSSSSSGNNCSHSTVITTTVIPLLYCLIFLAGLSLNALAAWVFLYVSSTKSFIVYLKNIAVADLLMSLTFPFKILADSGIAPAELSLFVCRYSAVVFYMNMYIGITFFGLIGFDSSYKKFRRSSDTAKRKTSRNIFTIMFVFVICFVPYHLCRTPYTLSQTSSQFTCQSQKSLFYAKEFTLVLSAANVCLDPIIYFFLCLPFREKLYQKLHLKLKASSDVEISKSRRSNTLPESINIV